Proteins from a genomic interval of Alteromonas macleodii ATCC 27126:
- a CDS encoding CopD family protein, with protein MYILWFKALHIFFMLAWMAGLFYLPRLFVYHATTKSQVVKDEFKVMERRLWFFVTPFALLTLAFGVALIVSYGGTWFKMSGWLHIKLLLLLAIYGYHFYLFKLMKQFARDENRHSPRFYRFLNEAPVLIILAIVCLAVVKPL; from the coding sequence ATGTACATTTTATGGTTTAAAGCGCTGCACATCTTTTTCATGCTGGCTTGGATGGCAGGGCTTTTCTATTTACCGCGACTTTTCGTGTATCACGCGACAACGAAATCTCAAGTGGTAAAAGACGAATTTAAGGTCATGGAGCGCCGCCTGTGGTTCTTTGTTACTCCATTCGCCTTGTTAACTCTGGCATTCGGCGTTGCGCTTATTGTCAGCTATGGTGGAACTTGGTTTAAAATGTCGGGGTGGCTTCATATAAAGTTGCTGCTGCTTCTTGCTATTTACGGCTATCACTTCTATTTGTTTAAGTTAATGAAGCAATTTGCACGCGACGAAAATAGACACTCTCCGCGCTTTTATCGCTTTTTAAATGAAGCGCCGGTGCTTATCATTCTCGCCATCGTTTGCCTGGCTGTGGTAAAACCTTTATAA
- a CDS encoding chloride channel protein, with product MRLQALREEVAHPRTSIQLCMLGIVGGTCAALIIILFRLCVEWLQETGVSSLQSVLTYDWLVWLIMPFISVGLILFIAFLTGFKHYRLGIPFVIHRVKYYYGHIPFRTTINQFFGGMLALAGGFVVGREGPSVHLGASGSSFLGQWLRLPYNSIRILAGCGIAAGISASFNTPFAAVIFVMEVVLREYKIHIFVPVMLAAACGSVLTRIVFGEVNELSFLSFNAFSQWMYFYLVLLGILLGMLAVLFNSQLMRVMTWFRPVSMVWRLILAALITGTIGMFIPEALGANFIDVEHLFDSSPGALLLVSTLVFKVILAVFAIGLGIPGGIIGPVMVIGMLAGAVLLLPLSYFIDVPEFTNSFALLGIAGMLTAVLHAPLAALSAVMELSYSPQIILPAMLVIVPAYVTSTQFFGNRSIFIRQLDYQNLPYAISSIREALEKTGVLAAMNTEYKLFHDAPEQALINYLESDPTKIVIQKLKFEIDVQYKLVQYNVSLEHDATALNYYEMEGISAQSTLHEVYEHLKNSRSGAVYIYDQELNDIIGVVTWNILQSFLQKAHY from the coding sequence ATGCGCTTGCAGGCTTTAAGAGAGGAAGTAGCTCATCCACGCACATCCATTCAGTTGTGCATGCTGGGCATTGTAGGGGGAACCTGCGCGGCGCTTATCATTATACTGTTTCGGCTGTGCGTAGAATGGCTACAAGAAACAGGCGTTTCGTCGCTTCAGTCGGTGCTTACCTATGACTGGTTAGTTTGGCTTATCATGCCATTTATCAGTGTAGGGTTAATTCTATTTATCGCCTTTCTTACGGGCTTCAAGCACTACCGTTTAGGTATTCCCTTCGTTATTCATCGAGTGAAGTACTATTACGGTCATATTCCATTTAGAACCACCATTAACCAGTTCTTTGGGGGCATGCTAGCCCTGGCCGGCGGTTTCGTTGTCGGTCGAGAAGGCCCTTCCGTTCATTTAGGCGCGTCAGGCAGTAGTTTCTTAGGGCAATGGCTTCGCTTGCCCTACAACAGTATTCGAATACTTGCAGGCTGCGGCATTGCGGCAGGGATCTCCGCATCCTTCAACACCCCGTTTGCTGCCGTAATATTCGTGATGGAAGTGGTACTTAGGGAATACAAAATACATATTTTTGTTCCTGTCATGCTGGCTGCTGCCTGTGGCTCGGTGCTCACTCGCATTGTATTTGGAGAAGTAAACGAGCTTTCGTTTTTATCGTTTAATGCATTTAGCCAGTGGATGTATTTTTACTTGGTGCTGCTAGGCATTCTGTTGGGCATGCTGGCCGTTTTATTCAATAGCCAGCTTATGCGGGTGATGACGTGGTTCAGGCCGGTTTCCATGGTGTGGCGTTTAATACTTGCTGCGCTAATTACCGGTACCATTGGTATGTTTATACCTGAAGCCCTTGGCGCCAACTTTATCGATGTTGAGCACTTATTTGATAGCTCCCCCGGCGCGCTGCTGTTGGTTTCTACTTTGGTGTTTAAAGTTATCTTGGCGGTATTTGCTATTGGCCTCGGTATTCCAGGAGGGATCATTGGCCCAGTGATGGTTATTGGCATGCTTGCTGGCGCCGTACTTTTATTACCACTGTCGTACTTTATTGACGTACCCGAATTTACCAACAGCTTCGCCCTGTTAGGCATAGCAGGCATGTTGACCGCAGTATTGCACGCGCCTCTTGCAGCGCTTTCCGCGGTTATGGAACTATCGTACAGCCCGCAAATTATTCTACCAGCCATGTTGGTAATTGTGCCTGCTTACGTGACTTCTACGCAGTTCTTTGGCAACCGCTCTATTTTCATACGCCAGCTTGATTATCAAAATCTCCCTTACGCTATCTCGTCTATTCGTGAAGCACTTGAGAAAACGGGCGTACTTGCAGCGATGAATACCGAGTACAAGCTATTTCACGATGCGCCGGAGCAAGCGTTAATTAACTACTTAGAAAGCGATCCAACAAAAATTGTCATTCAGAAGTTAAAATTTGAAATAGATGTACAGTATAAGCTGGTCCAATACAATGTGAGTTTGGAACACGATGCAACAGCGTTAAACTATTACGAAATGGAAGGTATTAGCGCGCAGTCTACGCTGCACGAAGTATACGAACACCTTAAAAACTCGCGCTCTGGCGCAGTTTATATTTACGATCAGGAGCTAAACGATATTATTGGCGTAGTAACGTGGAATATCTTACAAAGCTTCTTACAAAAGGCTCATTATTAG
- a CDS encoding UPF0149 family protein, producing MVRDGFPINTISDIVSLPSFENVLPDAYYVDGMIFAVASAPEIPMPEQWMPWLIQSSDSHLVDKDVDKLADTLMNGLRAHLDFMRQEKSPMPSELNVAIEVQGTTRPSKELESWLNGLLHVHKQLEPVWQNAWNHWEKHLEKSKANKKDCDDNEPEKTEPAEARLSRCLKLFSTLANIELALSYRNDKQAAQLESNINMLVKQLPSVLADYTKLSGELAGALPNQFETFNKVT from the coding sequence ATGGTGAGAGATGGGTTTCCAATAAACACAATCAGCGATATTGTTTCGCTTCCCAGTTTCGAAAATGTGCTTCCGGATGCTTATTACGTAGATGGAATGATCTTTGCCGTTGCCTCCGCACCAGAAATTCCCATGCCCGAACAGTGGATGCCGTGGCTCATACAGTCTAGTGACAGCCACCTTGTAGACAAAGATGTAGATAAGCTTGCTGATACATTAATGAATGGCCTGCGGGCGCATTTGGATTTTATGCGTCAAGAAAAGTCGCCCATGCCTAGTGAATTGAACGTTGCGATAGAGGTGCAAGGAACGACGAGGCCTTCGAAAGAACTCGAAAGCTGGCTAAATGGGCTTTTACACGTGCACAAGCAATTAGAACCTGTGTGGCAAAATGCGTGGAACCATTGGGAAAAGCATTTAGAAAAAAGTAAGGCGAACAAGAAAGACTGTGACGATAACGAGCCTGAGAAAACAGAACCTGCAGAAGCTCGCCTGTCTCGATGTTTAAAGCTTTTCTCAACGCTTGCTAATATTGAATTAGCCTTGTCTTACAGAAACGACAAACAAGCTGCTCAGCTTGAAAGTAATATAAACATGCTTGTTAAACAGCTTCCTTCGGTGCTGGCAGATTACACTAAGTTGTCAGGGGAGCTAGCAGGCGCGTTACCCAATCAATTTGAAACCTTCAACAAAGTAACCTAG
- a CDS encoding response regulator: MFSVAVVEDDPITLDLITDALETQLDATVYPFTRSKFARDFLLQQTAESISLIISDQVMPDYDGLSLLKTCQSSGLDVPFLLITADPNKELVIEARKLQVTGFLAKPLNMEELVQKSREAVSQAS; encoded by the coding sequence GTGTTTTCTGTAGCAGTAGTTGAAGATGATCCTATCACGCTTGACCTTATCACTGACGCGTTGGAAACGCAGTTAGACGCCACCGTGTATCCATTTACACGTAGTAAATTTGCAAGGGATTTTTTGCTGCAACAAACCGCAGAATCTATCAGCTTGATCATCAGTGACCAAGTAATGCCGGATTATGATGGACTAAGTCTTCTAAAAACCTGCCAGTCTTCGGGTTTGGACGTTCCATTTTTACTCATTACTGCAGACCCTAACAAAGAGTTAGTGATAGAAGCGCGTAAGCTTCAGGTTACCGGTTTTCTTGCTAAGCCACTCAATATGGAAGAGCTAGTTCAAAAATCGAGAGAGGCGGTGTCGCAGGCCAGCTAA
- a CDS encoding MalY/PatB family protein — protein MSALFDNTPPRKDTFSFKWQKYKGKDIIPAWVADTEFRCAQPILDAISGQVEHGNMGYILPAHHEGAIQAVVRWLKDKHNWEIQPEWLVWTPGVVPAFNVACKAYCEPGDKVLIQTPNYPPLLAAPKLNGLERVDIGTVVQNDDGTSSETISSVEGARYTLDFEALEREAADPKCKLFILCNPMNPVGSVLTKAELDRIAEICNANNVKLCSDEIHCDLILEEGKQHIPAGRESNLAENSVTLMAASKTFNIAGLGTSFAIIPNRQLRQAFTNAAAGIVPWVTVLGLAATEAAFTQCDEWHQQQLTYLRENRDMVFNTVNSIDGLKMLKADATFLAWVDASGLGVENVQQWAEEKGVGPSPGIDFHKADHFRINFGCSKAMLQDILQRLAS, from the coding sequence GTGAGCGCCTTATTCGATAATACCCCTCCCAGAAAAGACACGTTTTCGTTTAAATGGCAAAAGTACAAAGGGAAAGACATCATTCCTGCGTGGGTTGCCGATACTGAGTTTCGTTGCGCGCAGCCAATTCTAGACGCCATTTCGGGTCAGGTTGAGCATGGCAACATGGGTTACATACTGCCTGCACATCACGAAGGCGCCATTCAGGCTGTAGTGAGATGGCTTAAAGATAAGCATAATTGGGAAATTCAACCCGAGTGGCTAGTGTGGACACCAGGCGTTGTGCCAGCGTTTAACGTAGCGTGTAAAGCCTATTGTGAACCCGGTGATAAAGTACTTATTCAAACACCTAATTATCCGCCTCTACTGGCTGCCCCAAAACTAAATGGTCTCGAACGGGTAGATATAGGCACGGTAGTGCAAAATGACGACGGCACAAGTTCTGAAACTATCTCGAGTGTTGAAGGTGCGCGCTATACGTTAGATTTTGAAGCATTAGAAAGAGAAGCGGCTGATCCTAAATGTAAGCTGTTTATTCTTTGTAACCCAATGAACCCGGTAGGTTCGGTGCTTACTAAAGCTGAATTAGATCGCATTGCTGAAATTTGTAACGCGAACAACGTTAAGCTATGTTCTGATGAAATCCACTGCGACCTTATTCTAGAAGAAGGCAAACAGCATATACCGGCGGGCCGCGAGTCCAACCTTGCTGAAAATAGCGTTACGCTAATGGCTGCCAGTAAAACATTTAATATTGCTGGTTTGGGAACGTCCTTTGCCATCATCCCTAATCGCCAACTGCGTCAGGCATTTACCAATGCCGCAGCGGGCATCGTACCTTGGGTTACTGTATTGGGCTTAGCGGCTACAGAAGCAGCATTCACTCAATGTGATGAGTGGCATCAGCAGCAACTTACCTACTTGCGTGAAAACAGAGATATGGTGTTTAACACAGTTAACAGCATTGACGGGCTTAAAATGCTCAAAGCCGATGCGACGTTCCTTGCGTGGGTAGACGCCAGTGGACTAGGTGTAGAGAACGTCCAGCAGTGGGCCGAAGAGAAAGGCGTAGGCCCGTCACCAGGCATCGATTTTCACAAGGCGGATCATTTCAGAATTAACTTTGGCTGCAGCAAAGCGATGCTCCAGGATATTCTGCAACGCCTCGCCAGCTAA
- a CDS encoding Nramp family divalent metal transporter, translated as MAKDKSGYIIAAAFIGPGTVTTASLAGANFGFHLVWALLFSIFATIVLQDMAARLGVASGQGLASAMKNMAYKPWLKNLFIVLIVSAIGIGNAAYESGNLTGAAIGLDAFISIGIGPWASILGTIAIVLLWSGSYKWIETVLVYLVFIMAGVFLITLLVAKPDIAAMFSQLMSPRLDADAITTVLALIGTTIVPYNLFLHASLVAKSSKGQDKQDAVVACRNQSARAISMGGLITLIVMATAMMAFFNQAATMDASNMGEQLKPVLGDKAQWFFALGLFAAGLTSAITAPLAAAYAVTGALGLSDDMQSKSFKAVWFIIIVVGVSVAALGFKPLPAILFAQATNALLLPIIAIFLLVVMNKSTALGEFRNTWKSNLAGFLVVGTVIGLGLYKLIGVFS; from the coding sequence ATGGCAAAAGATAAATCAGGATACATCATCGCGGCCGCCTTTATTGGCCCTGGAACAGTAACTACGGCAAGTCTAGCAGGTGCAAACTTTGGCTTTCACCTAGTATGGGCGCTCCTTTTCTCCATATTCGCAACCATAGTATTGCAAGACATGGCTGCGCGTTTAGGTGTGGCCAGCGGCCAAGGCCTAGCCAGTGCAATGAAAAACATGGCTTACAAGCCATGGCTAAAGAATCTTTTTATCGTGCTTATTGTCAGTGCTATCGGCATTGGCAACGCAGCCTATGAATCGGGCAACCTAACCGGCGCTGCAATCGGGCTAGACGCATTTATCAGTATAGGCATTGGCCCCTGGGCCAGTATTTTGGGCACGATCGCTATAGTTTTACTCTGGTCGGGCAGCTACAAGTGGATAGAGACAGTACTGGTTTATCTCGTCTTTATTATGGCTGGCGTATTTCTTATCACGCTGTTGGTAGCCAAACCTGATATCGCCGCGATGTTTAGTCAGTTAATGTCTCCGCGGCTGGACGCTGACGCCATTACCACGGTGCTGGCGCTTATTGGTACCACCATCGTGCCTTACAACTTGTTTCTTCACGCGAGCCTAGTTGCAAAATCATCGAAAGGCCAAGATAAACAAGACGCGGTCGTCGCGTGCCGAAACCAGTCTGCTAGAGCTATTAGTATGGGTGGGCTTATTACGCTTATCGTAATGGCAACAGCAATGATGGCGTTCTTCAATCAAGCTGCCACTATGGACGCTTCAAACATGGGCGAACAGCTTAAACCGGTTTTAGGTGACAAAGCTCAGTGGTTCTTTGCACTAGGGTTATTCGCCGCAGGCTTAACCAGTGCTATCACTGCGCCGCTAGCAGCCGCTTATGCGGTAACAGGAGCTCTGGGGCTTTCTGACGATATGCAAAGCAAGAGCTTTAAAGCGGTATGGTTTATCATCATTGTAGTGGGTGTCAGCGTTGCAGCACTTGGCTTTAAGCCCCTACCCGCCATCCTGTTTGCTCAAGCGACTAATGCTCTTTTACTGCCAATTATTGCCATATTTCTATTGGTCGTTATGAATAAAAGCACCGCACTGGGGGAGTTTAGAAACACATGGAAAAGTAACCTGGCAGGCTTTCTAGTAGTGGGTACTGTGATTGGTTTAGGCCTGTATAAACTAATCGGCGTATTTAGCTAA
- the azu gene encoding azurin: MIKKLLGGTALFLMASGAFANECEVTVESNDAMQFNTSNVVIPASCSEFTVTLKHTGQLPKQAMGHNWVMTTKANGQAVATDGMSAGLDNNYVKPDDERVIGATDIIGGGEQTSTTFSVEGLSKDEEYMFFCSFPGHIGIMKGTVTLSS; this comes from the coding sequence ATGATCAAGAAGTTACTTGGTGGCACAGCCCTTTTTCTTATGGCCTCTGGTGCATTTGCTAACGAATGCGAAGTGACTGTGGAATCAAACGACGCCATGCAATTCAATACGTCGAACGTTGTTATCCCGGCGAGTTGTAGCGAGTTTACCGTGACTTTAAAGCACACAGGTCAGTTACCTAAACAAGCCATGGGCCATAACTGGGTGATGACAACAAAAGCCAACGGACAAGCAGTGGCAACAGACGGTATGAGTGCGGGTTTAGACAACAATTACGTTAAGCCAGACGATGAGCGCGTAATTGGCGCGACTGACATTATTGGCGGCGGTGAACAAACTTCTACGACCTTTTCTGTTGAAGGGTTAAGCAAAGATGAAGAATACATGTTTTTCTGCTCGTTCCCTGGTCACATCGGCATCATGAAAGGCACAGTTACGCTTTCGAGCTAA
- a CDS encoding DUF6776 family protein, with protein sequence MTTDQLKEVLGNYKWTLLVALIMFAMVGFGYKLARIIDEGDSKKVQAQQETIAILSEENHALTTKVNQLEVAMELATLETESITNTLGEQKKELEAQQELLSFYERVVAPEKTDEGFAIEGVEVFKLSDNTYQLRLVLLQSKQQKAVINGSLDIAVVGQRNGEALTLKSGESSLLAEDIKYRFRFFQAVNVTLTIEEDINPESISFSTTVYQYKTRKGNYEISVPWNEALSVEIE encoded by the coding sequence ATGACGACAGATCAGTTAAAAGAAGTTTTAGGCAACTACAAGTGGACACTGTTAGTGGCGCTTATTATGTTTGCCATGGTTGGGTTCGGCTATAAGCTAGCGCGAATTATTGACGAAGGTGACAGCAAGAAAGTACAGGCTCAGCAAGAAACTATTGCTATTTTGTCTGAAGAAAATCATGCGCTTACTACCAAAGTGAATCAGCTGGAAGTCGCCATGGAGCTTGCCACGCTCGAGACGGAGAGCATTACCAATACGTTAGGCGAACAGAAAAAAGAACTAGAGGCACAACAAGAATTACTGAGTTTCTATGAACGCGTCGTGGCGCCTGAGAAAACCGACGAAGGTTTTGCCATTGAAGGGGTAGAAGTTTTTAAGTTAAGTGACAATACCTATCAACTTAGATTGGTTCTGTTGCAGTCTAAACAGCAAAAAGCAGTGATAAATGGCAGTTTAGATATTGCCGTAGTCGGTCAGCGAAACGGTGAAGCGCTCACGCTGAAATCGGGCGAATCGAGCCTGCTGGCAGAAGATATCAAATACCGCTTTCGCTTTTTCCAAGCCGTTAACGTAACTCTCACTATCGAGGAAGATATAAACCCCGAATCCATTAGTTTTTCTACAACGGTCTATCAATACAAAACCCGTAAAGGCAACTATGAGATAAGCGTGCCGTGGAATGAAGCGCTTTCTGTCGAAATAGAGTAA
- a CDS encoding class II fumarate hydratase: protein MTATRTERDSMGELQVPENALYGAQTQRAIQNFPVSGQRMPEAFVRALITVKKAAAQANMKLKVLDKDRGQAIVKACDELLALDDVMQHFPVDIFQTGSGTSTNMNANEVIARLASRYSSEEVHPNDHVNYGQSSNDVIPTTIHVSAAIALSNELIPAVESLVRTIEVKAKSVAQYCKTGRTHLMDAMPVGMDQSLLAWASQLKQQIKTLRAVQPAIQTLAQGGTAVGTGVNAHADFATTFSDALGELTDIVFKPADNFFALIGSQDTAVTLSGATKSLAVTLMKIANDLRWMNSGPLAGLGEIALPALQPGSSIMPGKVNPVIPEAVAMASAQVIGNDTAITVGGQSGNFELNVMLPMIASNLLSSLSLMTNSATLIGEQAIEGFTVNQDNIEAALYRNPVLVTALNPVIGYAKAAEIAKTAYKENKPVIDVAEAMTDIPRGELESLLDPKKLTTP, encoded by the coding sequence ATGACAGCAACACGCACAGAACGCGACAGTATGGGCGAGCTACAGGTCCCCGAAAATGCACTCTACGGCGCGCAAACTCAGCGTGCCATTCAAAACTTCCCTGTAAGCGGGCAGCGCATGCCTGAAGCCTTCGTACGCGCGTTGATTACAGTAAAAAAAGCCGCAGCACAAGCCAACATGAAACTCAAAGTGCTGGATAAAGATCGCGGCCAAGCGATAGTTAAAGCCTGTGATGAGCTGTTGGCACTTGATGATGTGATGCAGCATTTTCCCGTTGATATATTTCAGACTGGTTCAGGCACCAGCACAAACATGAACGCCAACGAGGTCATTGCTCGCTTAGCCTCTCGTTATTCTAGCGAAGAGGTTCATCCGAATGATCATGTAAATTACGGGCAAAGTTCAAATGATGTGATCCCTACCACCATTCATGTTAGCGCGGCTATTGCATTGTCAAACGAGCTTATACCGGCCGTTGAAAGTTTAGTTCGTACTATTGAAGTTAAAGCAAAGTCGGTAGCGCAATACTGCAAAACCGGACGCACTCATCTCATGGATGCGATGCCTGTAGGCATGGATCAAAGCTTACTGGCTTGGGCTTCTCAGCTTAAGCAGCAGATTAAAACCCTGCGCGCTGTGCAGCCAGCTATTCAAACCCTTGCCCAAGGAGGCACTGCCGTGGGAACAGGTGTAAACGCCCATGCGGATTTTGCTACGACATTTTCAGATGCGCTAGGGGAGCTGACCGACATTGTGTTTAAGCCCGCTGACAATTTCTTTGCATTGATTGGCTCTCAAGACACAGCAGTGACGCTTTCCGGTGCGACAAAAAGTTTAGCCGTCACCCTCATGAAAATTGCTAATGACTTGCGCTGGATGAATTCTGGGCCTTTGGCTGGTTTAGGTGAGATTGCGCTGCCTGCGCTACAGCCAGGTTCATCGATTATGCCCGGCAAGGTAAACCCGGTTATTCCGGAAGCAGTGGCGATGGCTTCAGCACAGGTAATAGGTAACGATACGGCGATTACCGTAGGTGGGCAGTCTGGGAATTTTGAGTTAAATGTAATGCTACCAATGATTGCCAGCAATTTGCTTTCAAGTCTGTCGCTAATGACCAACAGTGCGACGCTAATCGGCGAGCAGGCGATCGAGGGCTTTACTGTAAATCAAGATAACATTGAAGCTGCGCTTTACAGAAACCCCGTGCTCGTCACCGCGCTCAACCCTGTTATTGGCTATGCTAAAGCCGCAGAAATAGCAAAAACAGCCTACAAAGAAAACAAGCCTGTTATTGATGTGGCTGAAGCGATGACAGATATCCCCAGAGGCGAGCTAGAATCACTACTAGACCCGAAAAAACTTACCACACCTTAA
- a CDS encoding putative manganese transporter gives MPLFIAILLTYDSTRAVTLSVLSDAFFQVAAFVYASLALYYVATLRVSAEAIGNYMKAHPVHEVGLSALLGAMPGCGGAIIVVTQYTRGVTSFGAVVAVLTSTMGDAAFLLLAQAPLDALTVMAVSVTVGAMTGLVVNKFHNYQAPEADGALQQSQTCDKPKTVSHKAISLSKVFWMIASLPSLAIALGLAFQLPVHSYLAISESTLTLIGAALCISSLGLWSLCGLGSGYASITKEDLIPPPPKWQEKAALDTQFVLAWVVLAFLMFELSVVWFGLDIAGLLQSMGPGLVGLAIIIGFLPGCGPQILVTSLYLNGAVPFSAQLGNAISNDGDALFPAIALSPKAALIATVYSAIPAFLVGYGYWYLFE, from the coding sequence ATGCCGCTGTTTATAGCCATTCTTCTTACTTATGACAGCACCCGTGCGGTTACCTTATCGGTGTTGTCAGATGCATTTTTTCAAGTGGCAGCGTTTGTATATGCATCGCTTGCGCTTTATTACGTCGCCACGTTGCGCGTTTCGGCCGAAGCCATTGGTAATTATATGAAAGCGCACCCTGTACATGAGGTAGGATTATCTGCCCTACTTGGTGCTATGCCAGGCTGCGGCGGTGCTATTATCGTTGTCACTCAGTACACGCGAGGTGTGACAAGCTTTGGAGCCGTGGTAGCAGTGCTAACCAGCACTATGGGCGATGCCGCATTTCTGTTACTCGCCCAAGCACCGTTAGATGCCTTAACCGTAATGGCCGTCAGCGTCACGGTGGGTGCAATGACGGGGCTAGTGGTCAATAAATTTCATAATTACCAGGCTCCTGAAGCCGATGGTGCGCTCCAACAATCGCAAACCTGTGATAAACCCAAAACAGTAAGCCACAAAGCCATATCACTTTCTAAAGTATTCTGGATGATTGCGAGCTTACCCTCGTTGGCGATTGCGCTTGGTTTGGCCTTTCAACTTCCCGTACACAGTTACCTTGCTATCAGTGAAAGTACGCTAACGCTGATTGGTGCCGCGTTATGTATTTCGAGCCTTGGACTATGGTCTTTGTGTGGTTTGGGAAGCGGATACGCTTCGATTACGAAAGAGGATTTAATTCCGCCTCCGCCTAAATGGCAAGAGAAAGCCGCACTAGACACTCAATTTGTATTGGCATGGGTAGTACTCGCGTTTCTTATGTTCGAGCTGTCTGTTGTCTGGTTTGGGCTAGACATTGCAGGGCTGCTTCAATCCATGGGCCCCGGCTTAGTTGGCCTGGCGATCATCATCGGGTTCTTACCTGGTTGCGGTCCGCAGATATTGGTAACCAGCTTATACCTTAATGGCGCAGTTCCGTTTTCAGCACAACTTGGCAATGCAATAAGTAATGACGGCGACGCGTTGTTTCCCGCCATTGCGCTCTCACCCAAAGCAGCGCTTATTGCCACAGTGTACTCTGCTATTCCTGCGTTTCTTGTGGGTTATGGCTACTGGTATTTGTTTGAATAA